Within the Candidatus Binatia bacterium genome, the region GGCCGGCGCCGAACCGCAGCGCGGGGCCGTCATCGGTCTTCCTGGAATTGGCCGCATTCGAGTTCGTCGTCTCCATCTTCAGGTAGTTGATGCCGGCCTCGAGCCAGGGCTGCCAGCGACCCGGTAGAAGGTAGAGCTTCTCGTTGCCGCCGAGAGCCCAGCCGCTGACCTGCCCGACGTGCTTCCCGTCGAAGTGTCCGGTGAACTCCTGGTAGCGCTCGACCTCGAGCTCGGTGGCGAGCCAGCGGTCGAAGCGGTAACCGACGTGAGCGTTGTAGCCCCCACTGCCGTCATTCGACTCGGTGACGTCGGCGCCGTTGCTGTCGTTCTGATTGAAATTGAAATTCTCAAACGCGTAGGTGGCTCCGAGGCCCATCAACGGACCCGGACGCGACGGATCGTTGCTCTCTTCCTCGACGGTTTGCGCCTTCTTGGCCGGGCGCTTGGTCGTCAGGTCACCCATGTCGTCCTGGGCATGAACGGCCGGCACGGCGATCAGCAGCGTGGCCAGAGAAAGTGTGAGCATGCGTCCGAATTTCATTCGGCTCCTCCTTTCAAGATCGGTCGATCGAACTGGTCCTTCGGTGTCGCGCCGGCGGCACGATCCCTCTCGTGCCGCCCGTTGCCGGGGTTGCCGGCTCGCCGCGCGAACGCGGCTGCCGCCTCGTCTTTTTACCGGATGGTCCACCGGGAGTCACGCCCCGCGCTCGCGGCGGCAAAACCGCCTCGTCGACGGGCAGGAAGGGCGCCTGGCCGCCTCGGGGCGAGCGTCACAGCGGGAGCCGGGACCCGAGCCTCAGCCCCACGATCACCAGGTCGCGCTCAATCCCGTCGAGCTCGGCCACGCCGGGAAGCCGGCCCCAGCGCTCGAAGCCGAAACCCGAGAACAGCGCGAGGCTGGCGTCGTTGTGGCCGAAGATGAATCCGAGAAGGGTCGTCAGCCCGAGGCCGGGCGCCGAGCGCACCGCCAGGGACAGCAGCGCGCGGCCTATGCCTTTTCGCTGGCTGGCGGGTGCGACGTAGATGCTGAGCTCGCTCGTCGCGCGGTAGGCGGGGCGGCCGTAGAACGGCTGGAAGCTGAGCCATCCTTCGAGCGGTGCCGCCGGATCGTCACCGCAGACCACCCACAACGGATGATGCGCGCTGTCGTGATCGCGAAGCCACTCGACGCGGCTGGCGACGCTGATCGGCTCGGTGTCGGCAGTGGCTCGCCGCGCCGGAATCGCGGCGTTGTAGATCTCGATGATCGCCGGAAGATCGGCGGCCGACGCGTGACGAATCTTCATCGGGATACGTAGATGTAATGGGGTCAGGCACCAGAGGAATGGGGTCTGACCCCATTCCTCTGCTACGTACCGCACCCTTCAGCGACAAGCCAGATGGTGGGAATCACCGGCACAGGCCGGCGCTGCGCCGCCCGGGCCGTTCCACAGCAGCGATCCGCATTCGTCGCTCGACCCGAAGACCACGGTGGCCTGGACAGCGTTCGGTGACGGCAACGTTGCGGTCACGCCGGCGGCCTTCAGCTTGATTCCGAGGCGACCCGGATCGGCCTTGGTCATGTCGCGTACCCGCAGTCGCGTCACTCCGGCGACGGAGCCGGAGTCGTCACGGTAGCTCCAGCCGTTCATCGTTTGGCGCCAGTTGTTGCCGCCCGGGATCGTCGCATCAAGCAGACCTTCGACGACGACGTGAACGCCGTTGGCCGGGGGATCGACGCCGGTAAACGGGGTGGGCAGCAGCGCCTGGGCGCTGAGCTTGGCGGTAAACGGCGTCGCCGAGGCCTTGAGCATCGTGTCT harbors:
- a CDS encoding GNAT family N-acetyltransferase gives rise to the protein MKIRHASAADLPAIIEIYNAAIPARRATADTEPISVASRVEWLRDHDSAHHPLWVVCGDDPAAPLEGWLSFQPFYGRPAYRATSELSIYVAPASQRKGIGRALLSLAVRSAPGLGLTTLLGFIFGHNDASLALFSGFGFERWGRLPGVAELDGIERDLVIVGLRLGSRLPL
- a CDS encoding outer membrane beta-barrel protein: MKFGRMLTLSLATLLIAVPAVHAQDDMGDLTTKRPAKKAQTVEEESNDPSRPGPLMGLGATYAFENFNFNQNDSNGADVTESNDGSGGYNAHVGYRFDRWLATELEVERYQEFTGHFDGKHVGQVSGWALGGNEKLYLLPGRWQPWLEAGINYLKMETTNSNAANSRKTDDGPALRFGAGLDLYATNKFVVTSDVSYMLGVSQTHNYDVVALTLGFLFRP